AGAGATCCTCTCCATCTTGCCGCCCTGAGTGGGGCGGAGGAATTCTGCTCGCCCGGCGAGGCGATTGCCTTGTGCTGGAGCCATGGCCCCCGGTCACCCCCTGGCAGCCCGCCGCCACGACCCGACTTCCGTCCGACGGACGCGAGACGCCCGCTTCGCCGGGTTCGTTCTCGCCGGATTCCTGCTGGCCGGTGCGACCGGTGGCGGCGCGGCCGAGATTGTTGCCACCGAACTAGCGCCCCGCTCAGGTCCCGCCGGGGCAACGATGTTCACCGCACTTTCTCCCGACCAGAGCGGACTCCGTTGCGAAAACCATTTCGGCGACCCGCAGATGTGGGGCCGCCGCTACACCGAACTGATGAACGGCGCCCTCGGTACCGGCGTGGCGGTTGCGGACTTCGACGGTGACGGCCGGCCGGATGTGTTCGCCGTCAGCAAGACCGGGCCCAGCCGGCTGTTTCGCAACCTCGGCGGTTGGAAATTCGCCGACGTCACGGTGGCCGCCGGCCTGATCCGGAACGAGGAACTGACCAAGACCGACCGCACCGACTGGACGCAGGGCGCCAGCTGGGCCGACGTGAACAACGACGGCCGGCCCGACCTCTATGTCTGCCACTTCAATGCGCCGAACAAACTGTTCGTGAACCGCGGCGACGGCACCTTCCGCGAGGAGGCCTTGGCCCGCGGTCTCGCCCTGACGGACGCCAGCGGCCTGGGCGTCTTTTTCGACTACGACCGCGACGGCTGGCTGGATGTTTACGTGCAGACCAACCTGCTCGACTCCGCCCAGGCGCCCAACGGCCAGCGCGACCGCCTTTTCCACAACCGCGGCGACGGCACCTTCGCGGACGTGAGCGACCGCGCCGGCATCACGGGTGAAAACCTCGCCCACGCCGCCATCGTCTGGGATCACGACGACGACGGCTGGCCCGACCTCTACGTGGCGAACGATTTCACGGAGCCCGACCGGCTCTACCGCAACAACCGCGACGGCACCTTCACCAACGTGATTCACCGCGTGGCGCCCGTCCTGCCCTACTCCGCGATGGGCGCTGACACGGGCGATGTGGACAACGACGGCCGCACGGACTTCCTCGTCGCGGACATGGCCGCGACCAGCCACGAAAAGGACCAGCGCGGCATGGCCTACTCGCGCACGCTCAAGGGCAACACCGCCGATCCGCGCCCCGGGGAAACCCCGCAGCACTCGCGCAATGTCCTGCTCCTCGGCACGGGCCTCGGGCGCCTGCGCGAGGCCGCCCATCTCGCCGGTCTCTCCGCGACCGACTGGACCTGGTCGGTGCGCTTCGAAGACCTCGACAACGACGGCCGCCTCGACCTGCACGTGACCAACGGCATGGTGCGCGAATACCAAAACGTGGACCTGCTCGACCGGATGGTGCTGGCCGAGACCCCCGCCGAGCGCATCAACCTCATGCGCACGAGCCCCCGGCTCGAGGAGGCCAACCTCGCGTTTCGCAACGCCGGCGACCTGAAGTTCGAGCCCGTCGGAGCCCCTTGGGGCCTTGATCAGCGCGGCGTGAGCTTCGGCGCGGCGTTTGCGGACTTCGACGGTGACGGGGATTTGGACCTGGTTTACGCCAATCACGAGGGACACCCAACGCTGCTGCGCAATGACAGCGGCGAGGGCCACCGCGCGATCTTCGCGCTCCGCGGCACGAACTCGAACCGCTTTGGCGTGGGCGCGACCCTCCGCCTGGAAACCGCCTCGGGGACACAGCGCCGCACCCTCGACCCGGCCCGCGGCTATCTCTCCAGCAGCGAACCCATCCTGCATTTCGGCCTCGGCGAGGCCACGGTCATCCGCTCCCTCACCGTCGAGTGGCCGAGCGGCCACGTGCAGCGGTTCACGGACCTGCCGGCGGACCGGCGGTTCACGATCACGGAGCCCGCCGGACCCGCGCGCCCGGCCGCGCCCCCCGGTGCCGTCCCGACACAATTCGTCGAAACCGGGGCCGCCCACGGGCTCGCCCTCACCGTCGAGGAAAGCTTCGACGCCGAAAACCAGCCGCTGGTCGCCACGCGCTTCGACCGGCTCGGCCCCGCCCTGGCCCTGGGCGACCTCAACGGCGACGGCCGCGACGATCTCGTGGTCGGCGGCACGGGCCGGCAACCGGCCGGCATTCATTTCAACCAAGGCAGCCGCTTCGCGCCCGGTGGAACGCTGCCGGCTTCGCCGGTGGATGACGGTCCGTTGCTCCTGTTGGATTTCGACGGCGACGGCCACACCGACCTGCTGCAGACCAAGGCCGGCACCAACCGCACCGCCAATTCCCCCTCTTTCCAACCGGTGCTGCACCGCAACAGCGGCGCCGGCCTGAGCCCGCAGCCCGACGCCCTGCCCCCGCTGCCGATCAGCGTGGGGGCGGCCGTCGCCGCGGATTTTGACCGCGATGGCCGGCCCGATGTGTTCCTCGGCGCCCGCGTGCTGCCCGGCCGCTATCCGTTGCCGCCGCGCAGCGTCCTGCTCCGCAACACGGGCGGACGGTTCGAAGACGTGACCGATGCGCTCGCGCCCGGGCTGCGCGAGGCGGGCCTGGTACGCTCCGCGCTCTGGAGCGATGCCGATGGCGACGGCTGGCCCGATCTGCTGCTCGCGCTGGAATGGGGCGGCGTGCGTTTCTTCCGCAACGACGCCGGCCGCGGCTTCACCGAGCGCAGCCAGGAAGCGGGCTTCGCCGCCGCCGGCCATGGCTGGTGGACGGCGCTGGCCGCCGCGGATTTCAACGGCGACGGCCGGATGGATTACGCCGCGGGGAACGCCGGGCTGAACACGCCCTACCAGCCGCCGGTCTTTCTTTATGCCGGCAGTTTCAAACCGGGGACCGCGATCCAGGCGATCGAGGCCCAGGCGGAAGGAACGAGCCTTTACCCCCGGCGCACGCGCAAGGAGCTGGGCGCGCAGATTCCGACGATCCTGCAACGCTTTCCGCGCAACGATGCCTACGCGCGCGCCACACTGCCCGAAATCCTCGGGGCCGACAAACTGGCCGCCGCCCGGAAATTCACGGCCACCGAGCTGCAAAGCGGCGTGTTTCTCAGCCAGCCCGACGGCACCTTCCGTTTTGCTGCCCTGCCGCGGATCGCGCAGATCGCACCCGTGCAGGGCTTGGTCGCCGGTGATTTTGACGGCGATGGCCGCGCCGATCTCGCTCTGCTGCACAATTCCCATGCCCCCAACCCGGGCTTGGGCCGCTTCGATGGCGGACTGGGCCAGCTGCTTCGCGGCGACGGCCGCGGCGGCTTCTCGCCGGTTGAGCCGGCGCACAGCGGCTTGGTGGCACCGGGCGATGCCAAGGCGCTCGTGCGGCTGGACCTCGACGACAATGGTTGGCCGGACTTTCTCGCCAGCCGCAATCACGCCACGACACTGGCCTGGAAAAACGGCGGAATTCCGAGCCGCCACGCCCTGCAGATCCGCCTCCAGGGGCCGACCGGCAATCCCACCGCGGTGGGAGCAAGCCTGCGCCTCGAATTGACCGACGGCACCGGACAACTGGCGGAGATCGCGGCCGGGGGCGGCTATTACAGCCAGTCAGCCGCCGCGGCGTTCTTCAGCTGGTCTGAAGGCAATCCGCCCCGCCGCCTGTGGGTAAGGTGGCCGGACGGCACAGTCAGCGAACACCCGCTGACGAACACCACGACCCCGACGCTCACGATCAAGCGGCCCTGATGCCGATCGGCCCGCGATGCGGGCCTGCCAATCACAAGGCCGGGGGCGTTGTGAGCATTCAATACCATGCCACACCCCGCCCTGCGGGCACCCCTCTCAAGAGGGGATTTTCGCCATCATGGCTTGAGGTCCGCTCTGGCGAAACCACCGAAGACAACCGGCTTCCTCGGCCCTCTCGCAAGGTCAAAAGCCTAAAAGCTACGGGGATCTGATTTGAGTTGTGAGGCAGCCCGGTGCGCAAGCGGCCTGACTTCGGCGTGCAGCCTTGAACTCCCGGCCCTGCTCTCGCGCGATGGACACACGTCACCGGCTTGAGCTCGGAGTCGAGGGGCCCCTGACCAGCGCGGGAGTATGCGGCAATCAGCGTCCTCGCCGTCACCCCCGCCAAAAAAAGCGCCTCTCCCGAGGGAGAGGCGCGAAGTTTGAAACCTGGACCGGGCTTAGAACCGGAAGGTGTTCGTAAGCGACCAGTATTGGCGAGGTGCGATGCGGTAGCCTGCACCACTGCCGTCTGGCTGCGCCGTGATCGGGATCAGGTCGTTGCCCTTGCCGATGCTGCGCACGTTGAGCTGGACGCGCCAGTCAACCTTGTCGAACAGCTTGCGGCCATAGCCGACCCAAGCGTCGATGTCGGTCTCGGCGGGACCCTGGTAGGGGTTGGCCAGATCGAAGGTGATCTTGCCCGCCGAGGTGATGCCCGGGGGATAGCCGATCGTGACTTCGCTCTGGTAGCGCAGGGCGACACCAGCGTTGAAGCCCTTCAGGCGGCCCTCGGAGAAGTCATAGTTGGAGATGACGTTCACGCGCCACTCACGCAGTTCCGGCACGTTGGTGCCTTCCTGCAGAGAGCGGGCAGCCCACTCGGAGCCGACGTTCTGGTTCCACTGGAACAGGGCGGTTTCGTTACCGGCACCACCCCACCAGATGCGGAGATCGCCGCCCGGACGGAAGGTCGCGCCGTTAACGTCGGTGGCGGTCTTGTTCAGGAACGCCTCATAGGCGGAGACGAACTCGGCAAGATTGGCGCCACCGATGTTCTTGCGGGTGGCGAAGCTCTTGCTGGCGTTCAACGTCAGGCGCCAGTTGCGGGTCGGCTGGGCGTTGAGCTCGATTTCGTAGCCTTCAGAGAAGCTGTCTTCCGTGAGGGCGAAGCCGGAGGGCATCGTGTTGTTAACCTGGCCCGTGCGGGTGGTCGGATTGATCTTCCAGGCGGTGTACATCTTCTGTGCGACCGCGCTCTGCTGCCACTGGCGCCAGGCGGCGATGGCGGCGACCTCACGGTCAGGCGCATCGGTCCAGTTGGCGCGGGAGTAGGTCGGGTCCGTGCTGATGCCGGAGGAGTCACCGAAGCCGGTCCAGTTGTATTCGAACACGTTCACCCAGTCACCAGACCAGGCCTGCGAGGCACCAAGGAACCAGGCGCCACCGAGACCGTTGCTGTTGGCATTGGTGACGGCGGTTTCATACTTGTTAACCTTGAGCGAGTATTTGCCATCCTTGGTCTCGAGCAGGATGCCGAGGTCCTTGGTCTCACCGGCGGGGAGCGCGATGTCCACGCCGTAGATGTCCTTACGACCGGCGAACGGCTGGAAGTTCTCGGCCTTGTTGTAGAACAGCGTCACGCGAACCGGCAGCTTCTCGGCGAGGTTCTTGATGACCGGAAGCTCATCAAGGTGGCCGACGATCGAGTAGCTGCGCGAGGTGCCGGAGAGCTCGCTGAGGGTGCGGCCATCCAGGGTGTAGGTGTTCCGGTTGAAGTTGAGGAAGCCCGGAGCGGCGATGTTGCTCACGTTCTGCGAGATCTCGGTCGCGCCAGCGGTGTCCTCACGATAACCATAGGTGCCGACGAGACCACCGTTGAACAGGTGGGCCTGCCAGACGAAGGCCTTGGACTCGGTCTTGTCACGACGGAGGCGGGCAAAGGTCGTGAGGGCGTCACGATTGGCCTGCGAAGCCTCGGAGTCGGTGATCTTGAACGGAGCGTTGATCCAGCCACGGTAGTTGGCCGAGTTTTCCGACTGGGTCGAATTCCGGCTGGCGTTGCCCACGGGATAATACGGATTCTCCCACGGATCAGCCGGATTAACATTGGTGGCGATCCAGGTGGAATCGAAGAAGCGGATGGTGCCGCTGGAGGCTTCGTTCAGGTTCTGCACCCGGGGCAGGTAGGCGCCGGAGGCGGTCGAACGGCTGGCCATCGAGTTGCCCAGGTAGATCACCCGGTTGACGGCAAAACCGTTGTCGTTGAAACGAATGCCGGTGCCACCGTCGAACAGGGTGCGGTAGGCATCATCCAGCACGGCATAGCGCTGCCAGCTGCGGTCCTCGCGATCGAGGTTATCCTCGGACCACAGACCCGTGAAGGTGTGGCGGCCGAGGAGGTTGGCGAACCAGCCATTGCTCTTCTTGGCGAAGTCATGGGTGAAGAACGCGGTGGCGCGGGTGGAATCACGCTCGGAGTCATAGCTGCGATTGCCGCCCTGACCGCTGTCGGTCACGAAGGCGCGGCCGACATTGGGATTCTTGGTGCCGTTGGCAAAGCGAACGCCGTTCGCGCCGGCGGCCGTGCCATCGGAATAGACATCCATGATGTCGATGTAGATGGCCTGGCGCTGACCGTCGAGCAGGGCGATCTGGCCGTTGCTGTAGTTCTGCTGGTTGTAGACCACCTCGAAGCCGAACTTGTCGTCCATGAAGGTCTGGGCGATGGAGGCGGACATCGAGTCGAAGTCGGACCACTCCCACTTGTTCGGACCGTCGAGCAGGTTGTTGTAGAAGTCATAGACCGTGTTGTCGGTCAGCACTTTCGACTTGTAGACACCGAATTCCGAGTAGGGCAGACCGGCCTGACGGGCGAAGGAGTCGTAGGAGTTGATACCGACCGGGCGGTGGAAGGCGAACTCGCCCACGCCGTTGTCGTCAGCGCCGGCGGCGTTGATGCCGCGGGTGGCGCGAATTTCCCAGATCCAGTAGCTCGGGATGCCGCCGTCGGTGGCGTAGAACGCATTCGGGCCGCCGAACTGCTGGCCGTAGTTGCCAAGCAAGGGCTGGAAGTAGGGGCTGAAACGGCCGCTGTCCGCGCCGCCGTTGATCTTCGGACGGGCCTGGCCGGCATTCGCCGCGCCGGAGTTGTCGTCCATCACGATGTGGGGGTTGAAAGTCTGCTTGTTCAGGGCGTTGAACACGCGGAGATCACCCTTCTTGACCGTGGTGACAACACCGGTCGAGGGATTGCGGATGCTGCCGTTCTCGATGAAGGTGCCGTTGTAGGTGCCGGTGCCGAACCAGGGCGTGATAAGATCCAGCGGGGGCAGAGTGCGGGGACGGTTGCTGTTGATGTCACCCTTCTCGTAGCTGGCCTTCACGATGGTGCGGGCGCCTCCCTTGCGGAGGAACTTGGGCTCCCAGCGGACGGCGCCCATGTAGCGCTTGTCGTCTTCGTAGGCCGGGTCCTGCTGGAACTTTTCGTTCTCGTGCAGGGCCATGATGCGGACGGCCAGCTGGTCCTTCAGGAGCACGCGGTTGATGTCAACCGTGGCGCGGGCGCTGCCCCACTGGTCGGTCTGGAAGGAGACTTCGTTGGCGTTGCGGTAGGAAGCCTGCTTGAGACCGACGTTGATGATGCCGGCGGGCGAGCCCTGACCGAACAGAATCGAGTTGGGTCCGCGCTGCAGGTCCACGCGATCGACGTTGAAGCCGTCCCACGGGATGTCGGACAGGAAGTAGTCGCGGGTGTTGTCCGCGGCCGCCAGGCCACGCACGCGCGTGTTCTGGTTCGGATTGCGGAAGCGGCTCGACTCGTCGAGGAACGCGCCGTCACCCGTGCCGGCAAAGTTGCCGTTCAGGTTGCCGACTTCGGTGCCGACGGTGTATTGGAGCAGCGTTTCGTTGCTGGTGGCCGCAATGTCCTTGAGGAATTGCGAGTTGATCACCGTGACGGCGTTGCCGATGTCACGGAGTTCGGTGTTCAGACGGTTGCCGGCCAGGGTGGTGGCGGTGGCGTAGCCCGTGTCCGACTCCGCCGAGACTTCGAACGGCGACAGCACGAGCACGTCTTCTTCTTCCGTCTGACCTGCCGCGGCGGCTGCCGGGGCAGTCTGTGCATATCCCCACGTGGAGGACAGCACGAGGGTGCCGAGCATGGATAGCCCGCACCGGAGTGTGCGTTTCTTGGTGTTCATACGAGGTAACGAGGTAAGGTTCGGGGGTAAGGATGACCTGGGTAGGTCGTGAACCTTGGGTGTAAAAGTTGAATCCATGTCGGCCGGGCTTATCAAAGGAAGGCTCAGTCTAACTGTAGTGCGAATTCGGGATAGCGGTTGTTTGGCCCCATGACAGAATGGCAGGTTCATGTTGCCCACCCTCGGGCAACTTCGCTTCTTACTCCCTCCACCCTCCCTTCTCCACCATGTCCCTCTTCATCGGCATCGACAGCGGCACCCAGAGCACCAAGGCGGTCGTTCTCGACCTCAACGAAAGGAAGATCGTCGCGGAGGCCAAGGCCCCGCATTCGCTGATCGCCGGCTTGCCCGCCGGCCATATGGAACAGCACCCGCAGGAATGGTCCGCGGCCCTCGACTCCGTGATCTCCCAGGTCGCCGCCAAGATCGACGGCTCACGTGTGCGCGGCATCGGCGTCTCCGGCCAGCAGCACGGCTTCGTGCCGCTCGATGAAAAAGGCGAGGTCATCCGTCCCGCCAAGCTTTGGTGCGACACCAGCACGACCGAGGAATGCGCCATCCTCACGAAGAAGCTCGGCGGAGAAAAGGCCGCCATCCGCACCGCCGGCCTCGCCTTCCTCCCCGGCTTCACCGCCCCGAAGATCCTCTGGCTGAAGCGCCACGAGCCGGCCAACTACAAGCGCCTGCGCCATGTGCTGCTGCCGCACGACTACCTGAATTTCCACCTCACGGGCAATTACTTCATGGAATACGGCGACGCCTCGGGCACCGCGCTGATGGACGTCCGCAAGCGCGTCTGGTCGCAGCCCGTGATCAGGGCGCTCGACAAGAATCTTGCCGACTGGCTGCCGCCGCTCTCGCCCTCGCACGCGCCCGCCGGCACGCTGCGCCCGGCGCTCGCGCAGAAATACGGTTTCTCCAGCGACGTGATCGTCAGCGCCGGCGGCGGTGACAACATGATGGGCGCCATCGGCACGGGCAACGTCACGCCCGGCGTGGTCTCCGCCAGCCTCGGCACCAGCGGCACGATCTACGCCTACGGCAGCAAGCCCGTGGTCGATCCCGCCGGCGAGATCGCCGCGTTTTGCTCCTCCACCGGCGGCTGGCTGCCGCTGCTCTGCACGATGAACGTCACGCTCGTCACCGAGCAGTTCCGCCAGCTCTTCAACTGGGACCACGCGCAGCTTGAGCAGGCCGTGGCCAGCGCACCCGCGGGCGCGGGCGGCCTCGCCCTCCTCCCCTACCTCACCGGCGAACGCACGCCCAACCTCCCGAAGGGCACCGGCGTGTTCACCGGCCTGAGCCTCAACACGCTCAATCCCGGCCACCTCGCCCGCGCCGCGATGGAAGGCGTGACGATGAACATGAACTACGGACTGCGCCGCCTCACTGCCCTCGGCATCAAGCCCAAGGAGATCCGCGTCACCGGCGGCGGCTCGCGCTCCGCCTACTGGCGCCAGCTCATGGCCGACATCTTCGGCTTGCCCGTCGTGGCCATGGTCGAGGACGAGGGGGCCGCGCTCGGCGGAGCCTTGCAGGCCGCTTGGTGCGAAGCCCTCGCACAGGGCAAAAAAGCGAAGATCACGGACTTCACCACCGGCATCGTCGCGATCAACGAAGCCACCCGCTGCACGCCCGAGGCCAAGCGCAAGTCCCTCTACCGGAAACTGCAGGACCGGCACGAGGCCCTCAGCAAGCAGATGCGCCCGCTCTTCGCCTAAAAGACGGGGCGAAGAAAAGAGGGTTGATTCGCGCGAACCGGCCCTCAACCTTTGCCCCTCGTTTCGGACGCTTAGCTCAGTTGGTTAGAGCACGTGCTTCACACGCACGGGGTCACAGGTTCGAGTCCTGTAGCGTCCACCATCCTTCGCCACGCGAAACGAGTGAGAATTGTCGAGGGAACCACGAAATGGCCGGTTGGCCACCTGATGCTTCCTTTTGGGGTAGTGACAACTCATGCTTCCCATTCCACAAGTCATTGGGAATGAAGGTTGATATAAAGTCGCCCGATGAAATCATGGGCTCAGGCTAGATCGATAGCCTGACGACCGCTCTAAACGACTCAAGTGGAGAAATGCCGTATGGCCTAGCTCATCCGAGCGCGACCTCTTCGCATGCCTTCGGCTGAGCGGCCAACTCAGCCGGGCGTTACTCCTCCCTCAGCACCGGGAGGTGTTCACAGAGGTCCATGACGGCAACAACCTCCTTCTTCGACCCGTAGTATTCACGCACATGTTCAAAAGTCTTGGGATATTTGCGGCGGAAGGCCGTCCCGAGCTTGGCATTGCCCGCAAGGATGTTGGCCAGCCGCCGACCGCTTTTGAAAAACTTCATCGGCCATTCGGTGCCGATGGTGTAAAGCTCCCGCGTCTTGTCGGTCTCGGCCTCCGCGAGGAAGAAGAAATCCTTGAATATCTTGTTCTGCCGGATGACCTCAGAACCACCCTGCCACTGAATGAAAGTGAATTCAGCGATGCGCCGGTTGGTCTCCAAGTCGAATCCCTTACCGGTATTGCCTGCGCCGAGCGACAGCGATTCGACCCTCTCGCCCTTTTCGAGGATGGAAGGCAGCGCCAGTAGAATACCAAGGGCATGCACGATTTCGTTTATCTGACTGGAATGCTTTTTGACCAAGAGCGCCGCCAGTAGGACCTCCGCCTCGATGCCCAACTCGGAAATCGCCGTGGCGGCGTCGCTGGCCTTGATTCCAACAAGGCGGCGCTCGACCCCTGCGAGGGTCTTCCCTAGCGAAGCACCGCGGAAATTCGTGATCAGGGAGGATGCGTGACGAAGGTCGCTCATGGTTGATCGGCGCTAGGGTGATTCAAAGGTGGCAGCGCCAACCGGTAATACCGAGATTAACCTATTACTGTTTATGGAGGTGGTTGCGGAAGCGCTGAGATTGGGACGACAGCAATGACATCGCCCTCCTCCTTTACTACCTGCCTAGCCTCGGCTGCGTAGGCGTCGGGCACAATAAGGCGGCGCGCTTCATGTAAGAGGTGGCGACCACCAACTTCGGAGAATATCGAACAATGGTTGACGCGGGGCTCACCACAGAAGTCGGCCATAAAGAAAATTGGCGCGATCTTGAGAAGCTCTTCACGAGCTTGGTCGCCCAATGGAGGATAGTGCCATACCCCCTTGTAGGCCATGTTGGGCACGATTTTCCATTCGCGTTGGCGGAAGAACTGAAGCGGCGAAGAGGTCGGAAGATCGGTCGGATAATACAGGTTGAGGATGGTCTCAACGGCGAAGGCGAGCGTTTCCACTGGGTGCGCGTGCGGGAAAATTTCGCTCATGACTTTGCCCCTTGCAGCGAGCAGGTCCTTGTCTGGTGATTCGCCGAGTTTCCAAAGCTTGAACAGCGCTTCGTAGGCCGAGCCTAGATGACGCAAAACCTGGTCGCCAGCATCGTGGAGCAATTCGCCGCCCCTAATTGCAGTGGTTAAGTAAGCAGCGGGCTGGGCTCCGAATCCCCGCAGGACTTGCGCGTCGAACTCGAGAGAGAAGTCGCCAAAGACTTCCTGGTGCGCACGCACATTAACTTCCTCCAATGCGGTGAAGCAGATACGTTTTTGCCGAATTGTGGCAGCCGGAAGGGCCCCTACAGCGGGTGCAGTCTGAAGCTCATCCACCATCAGCAAGCCCCTCTTGAGCATGGAGCGAAGCATCCCCATCGAGATACGTCGGTTCGCATCCTTCCCGTAGTGCCGATGGAAGCTATGGTAGAGGTAGATTTCAGCATTCGGGACAACGGCCGGGCAGCTCATGGTATTGTGGACACGAGTGAACTGGCTGGCTAGGCCTTCGACTTAGGCGACGAAAGCTCTTCCAGGCGACGCTTGAAGTCCTTCTGGACCGCCGCCGCCGCCCCAATGAAGTGCGCGAGCTGCTCGATCCGTTTTTGCAAATACTGTTTAGTTTCCTCGGCCTCCACTGCCGAGTCCAAAGTCTCGAAATACCTGCGTCGCGCCATCAGTCGGGTGACACCGATCACATCGCCTTCCTTGGCCTTCGCCTGGATACATTTCAGGTAGGCCTTGGTTCGAGGCGTCTTGGCCTGTTCGACAGCGGTCTCCAAAGCCACTTCGATAAGAATCCGAGCTGTTCGGTCCGTCCACACAATGAATCTCGCCATCTTCACCACGTCGGCCGACCTCTTATCCGTCGCACGTTTCTCGTCGAAATCCCGGATATAGTAACCATGTCGGCGATCAGGACTGATGGTCTCCAGTGCGCGTAATACGGGGTCGAATCCGGCGAAGGGATGCAACCCGCTCGGCATGGAATCCCGGTGACGCCAAAGTTGCAGAATAGCCGCAAAACACCGATCCTGCGCCTTGGCCCGCTCCTTGCCCGTTGCCTTATTCAGCTCAGTCATTTGCTCAGCCAGGTAGTGCGCCACCCAGCGGGACAGCGGGGTGGAGTGTGACTCCGATTTCAGGTCGGCGATCAGCGCCTCACCCAACTCGATAGTCTTTTTTGGGGTCTCGAAGCCAGCCATCGGCGGACAGAATGAAGATTTGGTGGGAGGATGGAACCCCGTATTCAGGGTATCGCCTTCCATAGCCGCGGTCGGTCTTGCGGTCAATCGACACGCTGAAGATCAGATGCCGTTTCGTTGCTCTGCACAGTTCGAGCAATAAATCGGGCGACGCCACCAACCGGCTGCCACTGCGGCAGAGGTTCTCTCGGTGGCCACGAGGGTGGCGCTCGCGCTCGCTCCATAGCTCCGCTCGGGCGACAAGATCGTGACGCTTGGCCCGGCGCCATTCGCGCCCTTCCAGATCGGTGGTCAATTTCAAGAGGGTCGCGAAGCTGGGTCCGATGCGAAAGCCGGGATAGCTGATTTCTCGCGCGAACGGATCCATACGGTCGAGGCGAGGATCTCCGCCGTTCCGTTCCAGTATCCACCCCTTTAGATCGAAGGGGGCATCGCCGAAACCGGCATCACGTTGCCGATAGTTGGGGAGAAAAAACCCACTGGGCTCCTCCGCCCAACGTAGGGAGTTTGCGAGCGCACTCGCCGCCTCTGGTCTGACGAGCGCGCTGCTCACCCGGACGGTTTCAACTCTTTGGGAATCATGATCGGTC
The DNA window shown above is from Oleiharenicola lentus and carries:
- the xylB gene encoding xylulokinase, with protein sequence MSLFIGIDSGTQSTKAVVLDLNERKIVAEAKAPHSLIAGLPAGHMEQHPQEWSAALDSVISQVAAKIDGSRVRGIGVSGQQHGFVPLDEKGEVIRPAKLWCDTSTTEECAILTKKLGGEKAAIRTAGLAFLPGFTAPKILWLKRHEPANYKRLRHVLLPHDYLNFHLTGNYFMEYGDASGTALMDVRKRVWSQPVIRALDKNLADWLPPLSPSHAPAGTLRPALAQKYGFSSDVIVSAGGGDNMMGAIGTGNVTPGVVSASLGTSGTIYAYGSKPVVDPAGEIAAFCSSTGGWLPLLCTMNVTLVTEQFRQLFNWDHAQLEQAVASAPAGAGGLALLPYLTGERTPNLPKGTGVFTGLSLNTLNPGHLARAAMEGVTMNMNYGLRRLTALGIKPKEIRVTGGGSRSAYWRQLMADIFGLPVVAMVEDEGAALGGALQAAWCEALAQGKKAKITDFTTGIVAINEATRCTPEAKRKSLYRKLQDRHEALSKQMRPLFA
- a CDS encoding TonB-dependent receptor plug domain-containing protein, which produces MNTKKRTLRCGLSMLGTLVLSSTWGYAQTAPAAAAAGQTEEEDVLVLSPFEVSAESDTGYATATTLAGNRLNTELRDIGNAVTVINSQFLKDIAATSNETLLQYTVGTEVGNLNGNFAGTGDGAFLDESSRFRNPNQNTRVRGLAAADNTRDYFLSDIPWDGFNVDRVDLQRGPNSILFGQGSPAGIINVGLKQASYRNANEVSFQTDQWGSARATVDINRVLLKDQLAVRIMALHENEKFQQDPAYEDDKRYMGAVRWEPKFLRKGGARTIVKASYEKGDINSNRPRTLPPLDLITPWFGTGTYNGTFIENGSIRNPSTGVVTTVKKGDLRVFNALNKQTFNPHIVMDDNSGAANAGQARPKINGGADSGRFSPYFQPLLGNYGQQFGGPNAFYATDGGIPSYWIWEIRATRGINAAGADDNGVGEFAFHRPVGINSYDSFARQAGLPYSEFGVYKSKVLTDNTVYDFYNNLLDGPNKWEWSDFDSMSASIAQTFMDDKFGFEVVYNQQNYSNGQIALLDGQRQAIYIDIMDVYSDGTAAGANGVRFANGTKNPNVGRAFVTDSGQGGNRSYDSERDSTRATAFFTHDFAKKSNGWFANLLGRHTFTGLWSEDNLDREDRSWQRYAVLDDAYRTLFDGGTGIRFNDNGFAVNRVIYLGNSMASRSTASGAYLPRVQNLNEASSGTIRFFDSTWIATNVNPADPWENPYYPVGNASRNSTQSENSANYRGWINAPFKITDSEASQANRDALTTFARLRRDKTESKAFVWQAHLFNGGLVGTYGYREDTAGATEISQNVSNIAAPGFLNFNRNTYTLDGRTLSELSGTSRSYSIVGHLDELPVIKNLAEKLPVRVTLFYNKAENFQPFAGRKDIYGVDIALPAGETKDLGILLETKDGKYSLKVNKYETAVTNANSNGLGGAWFLGASQAWSGDWVNVFEYNWTGFGDSSGISTDPTYSRANWTDAPDREVAAIAAWRQWQQSAVAQKMYTAWKINPTTRTGQVNNTMPSGFALTEDSFSEGYEIELNAQPTRNWRLTLNASKSFATRKNIGGANLAEFVSAYEAFLNKTATDVNGATFRPGGDLRIWWGGAGNETALFQWNQNVGSEWAARSLQEGTNVPELREWRVNVISNYDFSEGRLKGFNAGVALRYQSEVTIGYPPGITSAGKITFDLANPYQGPAETDIDAWVGYGRKLFDKVDWRVQLNVRSIGKGNDLIPITAQPDGSGAGYRIAPRQYWSLTNTFRF
- a CDS encoding FG-GAP-like repeat-containing protein; this translates as MAPGHPLAARRHDPTSVRRTRDARFAGFVLAGFLLAGATGGGAAEIVATELAPRSGPAGATMFTALSPDQSGLRCENHFGDPQMWGRRYTELMNGALGTGVAVADFDGDGRPDVFAVSKTGPSRLFRNLGGWKFADVTVAAGLIRNEELTKTDRTDWTQGASWADVNNDGRPDLYVCHFNAPNKLFVNRGDGTFREEALARGLALTDASGLGVFFDYDRDGWLDVYVQTNLLDSAQAPNGQRDRLFHNRGDGTFADVSDRAGITGENLAHAAIVWDHDDDGWPDLYVANDFTEPDRLYRNNRDGTFTNVIHRVAPVLPYSAMGADTGDVDNDGRTDFLVADMAATSHEKDQRGMAYSRTLKGNTADPRPGETPQHSRNVLLLGTGLGRLREAAHLAGLSATDWTWSVRFEDLDNDGRLDLHVTNGMVREYQNVDLLDRMVLAETPAERINLMRTSPRLEEANLAFRNAGDLKFEPVGAPWGLDQRGVSFGAAFADFDGDGDLDLVYANHEGHPTLLRNDSGEGHRAIFALRGTNSNRFGVGATLRLETASGTQRRTLDPARGYLSSSEPILHFGLGEATVIRSLTVEWPSGHVQRFTDLPADRRFTITEPAGPARPAAPPGAVPTQFVETGAAHGLALTVEESFDAENQPLVATRFDRLGPALALGDLNGDGRDDLVVGGTGRQPAGIHFNQGSRFAPGGTLPASPVDDGPLLLLDFDGDGHTDLLQTKAGTNRTANSPSFQPVLHRNSGAGLSPQPDALPPLPISVGAAVAADFDRDGRPDVFLGARVLPGRYPLPPRSVLLRNTGGRFEDVTDALAPGLREAGLVRSALWSDADGDGWPDLLLALEWGGVRFFRNDAGRGFTERSQEAGFAAAGHGWWTALAAADFNGDGRMDYAAGNAGLNTPYQPPVFLYAGSFKPGTAIQAIEAQAEGTSLYPRRTRKELGAQIPTILQRFPRNDAYARATLPEILGADKLAAARKFTATELQSGVFLSQPDGTFRFAALPRIAQIAPVQGLVAGDFDGDGRADLALLHNSHAPNPGLGRFDGGLGQLLRGDGRGGFSPVEPAHSGLVAPGDAKALVRLDLDDNGWPDFLASRNHATTLAWKNGGIPSRHALQIRLQGPTGNPTAVGASLRLELTDGTGQLAEIAAGGGYYSQSAAAAFFSWSEGNPPRRLWVRWPDGTVSEHPLTNTTTPTLTIKRP